A section of the Oreochromis aureus strain Israel breed Guangdong linkage group 22, ZZ_aureus, whole genome shotgun sequence genome encodes:
- the LOC116332990 gene encoding oxysterol-binding protein-related protein 3-like isoform X1 — translation MTSTSPTHSDSSGSSKHDGNQDNWEIVEGLRGVPASMQEPEKQGGFLLKRRKWPMKGWHKRYFLLEKGIMKYAKRETNLSKGKLHGCIDVGLSVMSIKKKAMCIDLDTEDNIYHLKVKSPELFEEWVSKLRHHRLFRQNEISMYPHEKHLFHPHAASSPSLNDSLRKRATLTKQASIHQSKINSWLHSSDDMDKCCKDLEDCESYLLELNLLLKRMEVLHRTYSAPVISGLQAATYEIPKKEKRPRRWRSKNNGKDTKATLQVPSCISSQPQSQSYRLHASNPNLSTAESNTQEVCPESPESPADASHLQKDFCQLANSIHVKLKSAFSSLVAERDRLRHTIDLQPTQPAHVVGLKTAYASDSVDAPQSLVHQVSSESKGSESLTEFFDAQEYLLSSSSSENEVSDDDSYISDVSDSVSVDTYSNAGGSERHNSVSSVVTLARRRSTLPSPCPANSVSLWNILRNNIGKDLSKVAMPVHLNEPLNTLQKLCEELEYSNLLDTANQTQDPYQRMVYVATFAISSYASTYYRAGSKPFNPVLGETYECDRPDKGFRFIAEQVSHHPPVSACHADSKNFTFWQDVRWKNKFWGKSMEIVPMGTTRVTLPAFGDHYEWNKVTSCIHNILSGQRWIEHYGEMAIKNINSNVCQCKITFVKARTWSSTVNEIEGVVTDSDGKVVHSIFGKWHEAVFQGAPPSATCIWRANPMPVDQEQYYGFTQFAVELNELDPALRPLLPPSDTRFRPDQRLLEEGNVDGAEEQKQRIEQLQRERRKVLQDNNMTHQPRFFKKSKDDTWVSNNTYWELRRDPGFSKMDFPVLW, via the exons ATGACATCAACGTCACCCACTCACAGTGACAGCAGCGGCTCCTCTAAACATGACGGCAACCAG GATAACTGGGAGATTGTGGAAGGGCTCAGGGGGGTTCCTGCCAGCATGCAGGAGCCTGAGAAGCAGGGAGGCTTCCTGCTCAAGAGAAGGAAGTGGCCCATGAAGGGCTGGCATAAG AGATACTTTTTGTTGGAGAAAGGCATCATGAAATATGCAAAGCGGGAAACCAAT CTTAGTAAGGGGAAACTACATGGCTGCATAGACGTTGGTCTCTCTGTAATGTCAATCAAGAAAAAAGCCATGTGCATTGATTTGGATACAGAAGACAACATCTACCACCTAAAG GTGAAGTCCCCGGAGCTGTTTGAGGAGTGGGTGTCAAAGCTGCGTCATCACCGTCTGTTTAGGCAGAATGAAATAAGCATGTATCCCCACGAGAAGCATCTCTTCCACCCCCATGCGGCATCCTCTCCCTCTCTTAATGACTCGCTTAGGAAA AGGGCGACTCTTACCAAGCAGGCGTCAATCCACCAGTCTAAGATAAACTCCTGGCTCCACTCCTCAGATGACATGGACAAGTGCTGCAAAG acTTGGAGGACTGTGAGTCGTATCTGCTGGAACTGAACCTGCTGCTGAAGCGCATGGAGGTCCTGCACCGCACATACTCAGCTCCAGTCATCAGTGGACTACAA GCAGCTACTTATGAGATCCCCAAAAAGGAGAAGAGGCCGAGGAGGTGGCGGTCCAAAAACAATGGCAAAGACACAAAAGCCACGCTACAG GTTCCAAGCTGTATCTCCTCCCAGCCCCAGTCCCAGTCCTATCGCCTTCATGCCTCCAATCCAAATCTCTCCACCGCTGAGTCAAACACCCAGGAGGTGTGTCCTGAATCCCCAGAATCACCTGCAGATGCTTCACATCTGCAAAAGGACTTCTGCCAACTGGCCAACAGCA TCCACGTCAAACTGAAGTCAGCATTTAGTTCCCTGGTggcagagagagacaggctgagACACACTATTGACCTGCAGCCCACCCAGCCAGCACATGTTGTCGGTCTAAAGACCGCCTATGCCTCA GATTCTGTAGATGCCCCACAGTCCTTGGTGCACCAGGTCTCCAGTGAGAGCAAAGGATCAGAGTCCTTAACGGAGTTCTTTGACGCTCAGGAGTACCTCctgtcctcttcttcttctgagaACGAG GTGTCTGACGATGACTCGTATATCAGTGATGTTAGTGACAGTGTTTCCGTGGATACCTACAGCAACGCTGGGGGGAGTGAGAGGCACAACTCCG TGAGCAGCGTGGTGACGCTGGCTCGTCGACGCTCCACTCTGCCCTCTCCCTGTCCCGCCAACAGCGTGAGCCTGTGGAACATCCTGAGAAACAACATAGGCAAGGACTTGTCCAAGGTGGCCATGCCCGTGCACCTCAATGAGCCACTCAACACTCTGCAGAAGCTGTGTGAGGAGCTGGAGTACAGCAACCTCCTGGACACTGCTAATCAGACTCAAGACCCCTACCAGCGCATG GTGTATGTTGCTACATTTGCAATATCTTCCTATGCATCCACCTACTACCGAGCAGGAAGCAAACCCTTTAACCCCGTCCTGGGAGAGACGTACGAGTGCGACAGGCCTGATAAGGGCTTCAGGTTTATAGCTGAACAG GTGAGTCATCACCCGCCTGTGTCAGCATGTCATGCTGATTCAAAGAACTTCACCTTTTGGCAAG ATGTTCGATGGAAAAATAAATTCTGGGGAAAATCCATGGAAATCGTTCCCATGGGAACCACCCGTGTCACGCTACCTGC GTTTGGGGACCATTACGAATGGAACAAGGTGACGTCCTGCATCCATAACATCCTGAGTGGCCAGCGTTGGATCGAACACTACGGAGAGATGGCGATCAAAAACATCAACAGCAATGTCTGCCAGTGCAAAATTACATTTGTTAAG GCAAGAACATGGAGCTCTACAGTGAATGAGATAGAAGGTGTGGTTACAGATTCAGATGGAAAAGTGGTGCACTCCATATTTGGAAAATGGCACGAAGCAGTGTTTCAAGGGGCCCCACCGTCTGCCACGTGTATCTGGAGAGCAA aCCCAATGCCAGTGGACCAAGAACAGTACTACGGCTTCACCCAGTTTGCGGTGGAGTTAAATGAGCTGGACCCTGCTTTAAGACCTCTGCTGCCCCCCTCGGACACGCGCTTCAGGCCGGACCAGAG GCTGCTGGAGGAGGGGAATGTAGATGGAGCTGAGGAGCAGAAGCAGAGAATAGAGCAGCtccagagggagaggaggaaagTGCTGCAGGACAACAACATGACACACCAGCCACGCTTTTTCAA GAAGTCTAAGGATGACACTTGGGTGAGCAACAACACGTACTGGGAGCTGCGCAGAGATCCTGGATTCAGCAAAATGGACTTCCCTGTGCTGTGGTGA
- the LOC116332990 gene encoding oxysterol-binding protein-related protein 3-like isoform X2 yields the protein MTSTSPTHSDSSGSSKHDGNQDNWEIVEGLRGVPASMQEPEKQGGFLLKRRKWPMKGWHKRYFLLEKGIMKYAKRETNLSKGKLHGCIDVGLSVMSIKKKAMCIDLDTEDNIYHLKVKSPELFEEWVSKLRHHRLFRQNEISMYPHEKHLFHPHAASSPSLNDSLRKRATLTKQASIHQSKINSWLHSSDDMDKCCKDLEDCESYLLELNLLLKRMEVLHRTYSAPVISGLQVPSCISSQPQSQSYRLHASNPNLSTAESNTQEVCPESPESPADASHLQKDFCQLANSIHVKLKSAFSSLVAERDRLRHTIDLQPTQPAHVVGLKTAYASDSVDAPQSLVHQVSSESKGSESLTEFFDAQEYLLSSSSSENEVSDDDSYISDVSDSVSVDTYSNAGGSERHNSVSSVVTLARRRSTLPSPCPANSVSLWNILRNNIGKDLSKVAMPVHLNEPLNTLQKLCEELEYSNLLDTANQTQDPYQRMVYVATFAISSYASTYYRAGSKPFNPVLGETYECDRPDKGFRFIAEQVSHHPPVSACHADSKNFTFWQDVRWKNKFWGKSMEIVPMGTTRVTLPAFGDHYEWNKVTSCIHNILSGQRWIEHYGEMAIKNINSNVCQCKITFVKARTWSSTVNEIEGVVTDSDGKVVHSIFGKWHEAVFQGAPPSATCIWRANPMPVDQEQYYGFTQFAVELNELDPALRPLLPPSDTRFRPDQRLLEEGNVDGAEEQKQRIEQLQRERRKVLQDNNMTHQPRFFKKSKDDTWVSNNTYWELRRDPGFSKMDFPVLW from the exons ATGACATCAACGTCACCCACTCACAGTGACAGCAGCGGCTCCTCTAAACATGACGGCAACCAG GATAACTGGGAGATTGTGGAAGGGCTCAGGGGGGTTCCTGCCAGCATGCAGGAGCCTGAGAAGCAGGGAGGCTTCCTGCTCAAGAGAAGGAAGTGGCCCATGAAGGGCTGGCATAAG AGATACTTTTTGTTGGAGAAAGGCATCATGAAATATGCAAAGCGGGAAACCAAT CTTAGTAAGGGGAAACTACATGGCTGCATAGACGTTGGTCTCTCTGTAATGTCAATCAAGAAAAAAGCCATGTGCATTGATTTGGATACAGAAGACAACATCTACCACCTAAAG GTGAAGTCCCCGGAGCTGTTTGAGGAGTGGGTGTCAAAGCTGCGTCATCACCGTCTGTTTAGGCAGAATGAAATAAGCATGTATCCCCACGAGAAGCATCTCTTCCACCCCCATGCGGCATCCTCTCCCTCTCTTAATGACTCGCTTAGGAAA AGGGCGACTCTTACCAAGCAGGCGTCAATCCACCAGTCTAAGATAAACTCCTGGCTCCACTCCTCAGATGACATGGACAAGTGCTGCAAAG acTTGGAGGACTGTGAGTCGTATCTGCTGGAACTGAACCTGCTGCTGAAGCGCATGGAGGTCCTGCACCGCACATACTCAGCTCCAGTCATCAGTGGACTACAA GTTCCAAGCTGTATCTCCTCCCAGCCCCAGTCCCAGTCCTATCGCCTTCATGCCTCCAATCCAAATCTCTCCACCGCTGAGTCAAACACCCAGGAGGTGTGTCCTGAATCCCCAGAATCACCTGCAGATGCTTCACATCTGCAAAAGGACTTCTGCCAACTGGCCAACAGCA TCCACGTCAAACTGAAGTCAGCATTTAGTTCCCTGGTggcagagagagacaggctgagACACACTATTGACCTGCAGCCCACCCAGCCAGCACATGTTGTCGGTCTAAAGACCGCCTATGCCTCA GATTCTGTAGATGCCCCACAGTCCTTGGTGCACCAGGTCTCCAGTGAGAGCAAAGGATCAGAGTCCTTAACGGAGTTCTTTGACGCTCAGGAGTACCTCctgtcctcttcttcttctgagaACGAG GTGTCTGACGATGACTCGTATATCAGTGATGTTAGTGACAGTGTTTCCGTGGATACCTACAGCAACGCTGGGGGGAGTGAGAGGCACAACTCCG TGAGCAGCGTGGTGACGCTGGCTCGTCGACGCTCCACTCTGCCCTCTCCCTGTCCCGCCAACAGCGTGAGCCTGTGGAACATCCTGAGAAACAACATAGGCAAGGACTTGTCCAAGGTGGCCATGCCCGTGCACCTCAATGAGCCACTCAACACTCTGCAGAAGCTGTGTGAGGAGCTGGAGTACAGCAACCTCCTGGACACTGCTAATCAGACTCAAGACCCCTACCAGCGCATG GTGTATGTTGCTACATTTGCAATATCTTCCTATGCATCCACCTACTACCGAGCAGGAAGCAAACCCTTTAACCCCGTCCTGGGAGAGACGTACGAGTGCGACAGGCCTGATAAGGGCTTCAGGTTTATAGCTGAACAG GTGAGTCATCACCCGCCTGTGTCAGCATGTCATGCTGATTCAAAGAACTTCACCTTTTGGCAAG ATGTTCGATGGAAAAATAAATTCTGGGGAAAATCCATGGAAATCGTTCCCATGGGAACCACCCGTGTCACGCTACCTGC GTTTGGGGACCATTACGAATGGAACAAGGTGACGTCCTGCATCCATAACATCCTGAGTGGCCAGCGTTGGATCGAACACTACGGAGAGATGGCGATCAAAAACATCAACAGCAATGTCTGCCAGTGCAAAATTACATTTGTTAAG GCAAGAACATGGAGCTCTACAGTGAATGAGATAGAAGGTGTGGTTACAGATTCAGATGGAAAAGTGGTGCACTCCATATTTGGAAAATGGCACGAAGCAGTGTTTCAAGGGGCCCCACCGTCTGCCACGTGTATCTGGAGAGCAA aCCCAATGCCAGTGGACCAAGAACAGTACTACGGCTTCACCCAGTTTGCGGTGGAGTTAAATGAGCTGGACCCTGCTTTAAGACCTCTGCTGCCCCCCTCGGACACGCGCTTCAGGCCGGACCAGAG GCTGCTGGAGGAGGGGAATGTAGATGGAGCTGAGGAGCAGAAGCAGAGAATAGAGCAGCtccagagggagaggaggaaagTGCTGCAGGACAACAACATGACACACCAGCCACGCTTTTTCAA GAAGTCTAAGGATGACACTTGGGTGAGCAACAACACGTACTGGGAGCTGCGCAGAGATCCTGGATTCAGCAAAATGGACTTCCCTGTGCTGTGGTGA
- the LOC116332987 gene encoding gasdermin-E-like gives MFSKATANFVREIDPEGLLIHVSRVNDSHKLVPMALVVKRKRWFWQRSRYQPTDFSLGDLLLGDKELMPGVSESEFLTYKGTYGAKLASELGPEAASASIRLEGRGTTKLQSCFGQLKKEEVNVKKLLLDSDNRLVDMQHVLVRQIEKRAEVVGLVKERILTTSPCSITQTKVEECTFQGVLGLVGMLGSSVKVCVKDSNSIEIDSDVSVEIPSGTVIAYSILELEVKKDGQYYICLQPGAIGGFESDSISRSWPSDDSFDTVDGKCNEQKVPQKAPLIALHNESQEKVLSPLAKLPQPTRWALFKKLQETLSDRAALSYLQLVLEDLCSNEIHNGTPKEEQPSAESPTESTLNAAYLLVSAMEELPDETLELLSKSAPDFLQAFNMLVCKLKTSDVLNIQSLPALLQDNQAFQLAEQLLSSTSVMLRRDADRLWMETRDNAGVLPVVLFLSIHGLCLLCNAL, from the exons ATGTTTTCCAAGGCCACTGCCAACTTCGTCCGTGAGATTGACCCCGAAGGACTTCTCATCCACGTCTCTCGAGTAAATGACTCACACAAACTGGTTCCCATGGCGCTCGTGGTCAAACGCAAGCGCTGGTTTTGGCAGAGATCCAGGTACCAACCAACAGATTTCAGTCTCGGCGACTTGTTGCTGGGTGACAAGGAGCTCATGCCGG GAGTGTCAGAGTCAGAATTCTTGACCTACAAGGGGACATATGGAGCTAAACTTGCTAGTGAGCTGGGTCCCGAAGCCGCCTCTGCCAGTATCAGACTGGAGGGACGTGGCACTACCAAGCTCCAGTCATGTTTTGGCCAGCTGAAGAAAGAGGAGGTGAATGTGAAGAAGCTACTACTTGACTCTGACAACAG GTTGGTGGACATGCAGCACGTGCTGGTGAGGCAGATAGAGAAGCGGGCTGAGGTGGTGGGGCTAGTGAAGGAGAGGATCCTCACCACCAGCCCCTGCTCCATCACCCAGACAAAAGTGGAAGAGTGCACCTTTCAAGGGGTGCTCGGGCTGGTTGGCATGCTGGGGAGCTCAGTTAAG GTGTGTGTGAAGGACAGCAACAGCATTGAGATAGACAGCGATGTTTCCGTGGAGATCCCTTCTGGTACAGTCATCGCGTACAGCATCCTGGAACTGGAGGTTAAAAAAGACGGACaatact acATATGTCTACAACCTGGTGCAATAGGAGGCTTTGAGTCAGACTCAATCTCGAGGTCCTGGCCTTCTGATGATTCCTTCGACACAGTGGATGGAAAGTGCAACGAGCAGAAGGTTCCACAGAAAGCACCCCTTATTGCACTTCATAATG AATCGCAGGAAAAAGTCCTTTCTCCTCTGGCAAAGCTTCCCCAGCCGACCCGATGGGCTTTATTCAAGAAGCTCCAAGAAACTCTGAGTGACAGAGCTGCTCTGTCATATCTGCAGCTTGTG CTTGAAGATTTGTGTAGCAATGAAATACACAATGGGACCCCAAAAGAAGAGCAACCCAGTGCAGAGAGTCCCACTGAAAGCACCCTAAATGCAGCATACCTGTTGGTCAGTGCCATGGAAG AGTTGCCCGATGAAACTCTGGAACTTCTGAGCAAGAGCGCTCCTGATTTTCTGCAGGCCTTCAACATGCTG GTGTGCAAGCTAAAGACCAGCGATGTTCTCAACATTCAGTCTCTTCCTGCCCTGCTGCAGGATAACCAGGCCTTTCAGCTGGCAGAGCAGCTACTTTCCTCCACCAGTGTGATGCTAAGGAGAGACGCTGACCGCCTGTGGATGGAAACCAGAGATAATGCAGGAGTCCTCCCAGTGGTCCTCTTCCTCAGCATCCATGGATTGTGTTTGCTCTGCAATGCACTTTAA